The proteins below come from a single Kitasatospora sp. NBC_00315 genomic window:
- the secY gene encoding preprotein translocase subunit SecY: MLSAFARAFKTPDLRKKLLFTLGIMVLFRLGAHIPIPGVSFTAVNQCLSGPAKTSGLFGLVNLFSGNALLQLTIFALGIMPYITASIILQLLTVVIPRLEALKKEGQAGTARITQYTRYLTIALAVLQGTGIVATASSGALFSGCAQANQIVPDTSVFRIAVMVITMTAGTSVIMWLGELITDRGIGNGMSILIFTSIAAGFPGSMWAIKKSGTIGGGWVEFLSVIAVGVIVVMLVIFVEQAQRRIPVQYAKRMIGRRAFGGTSTYIPLKVNQAGVIPVIFASSLLYIPALLVQLTNSQAGWATWIRTNFVKGDHPIYMATYFLLIVFFAFFYVAISFNPEEVADNMKKYGGFIPGIRAGRPTAEYLNYVLTRITWPGSLYLGLIALIPMIALVAFGQQTNFPFGGTSVLIVVGVGLETVKQIESQLQQRNYEGFLR, encoded by the coding sequence GTGCTCAGTGCGTTCGCGCGGGCGTTCAAGACGCCCGACCTGCGCAAGAAGCTGCTGTTCACGCTGGGCATCATGGTGCTGTTCCGGCTGGGTGCGCACATCCCCATCCCAGGGGTCAGTTTCACGGCAGTGAACCAGTGTTTGTCCGGACCGGCGAAGACGAGCGGCCTGTTCGGCCTCGTCAACCTGTTCAGCGGTAACGCTCTGCTCCAGCTGACGATCTTCGCCCTCGGCATCATGCCGTACATCACGGCCAGCATCATCCTCCAGCTCCTCACCGTCGTGATCCCGCGACTCGAGGCGTTGAAGAAGGAGGGGCAGGCCGGCACCGCGAGGATCACCCAGTACACCCGCTACCTGACCATCGCGCTGGCCGTGCTCCAGGGCACCGGCATCGTGGCGACGGCCTCCAGCGGCGCGCTGTTCTCCGGTTGCGCCCAGGCCAACCAGATCGTGCCGGACACCTCGGTGTTCCGGATCGCGGTGATGGTCATCACGATGACCGCCGGCACCTCGGTGATCATGTGGCTGGGTGAGCTGATCACCGACCGCGGTATCGGCAACGGCATGTCCATCCTGATCTTCACCTCCATCGCGGCCGGCTTCCCGGGCTCGATGTGGGCGATCAAGAAGTCGGGCACCATCGGCGGCGGCTGGGTGGAGTTCCTCTCCGTCATCGCGGTCGGCGTGATCGTTGTGATGCTGGTCATCTTCGTGGAGCAGGCACAGCGCCGGATTCCGGTTCAGTACGCCAAGCGGATGATCGGGCGCCGCGCCTTCGGCGGCACCTCGACCTACATCCCGCTCAAGGTCAACCAGGCCGGTGTCATCCCGGTCATCTTCGCCTCGTCGCTGCTGTACATCCCGGCTCTGCTGGTCCAGCTGACCAACAGCCAGGCCGGCTGGGCGACGTGGATCAGGACGAACTTCGTCAAGGGTGACCACCCGATCTACATGGCCACCTACTTCCTCCTGATCGTGTTCTTCGCCTTCTTCTATGTGGCTATCTCCTTCAACCCCGAAGAAGTTGCCGACAATATGAAGAAGTATGGTGGGTTCATCCCGGGGATCCGGGCCGGCCGACCGACGGCCGAGTACCTGAACTACGTGCTCACCCGCATCACGTGGCCGGGTTCGCTCTACCTGGGCCTGATCGCGTTGATCCCGATGATCGCCCTGGTCGCCTTCGGACAGCAGACCAACTTCCCGTTCGGCGGCACCAGCGTGCTCATCGTCGTCGGTGTCGGACTCGAAACTGTTAAGCAGATCGAGAGCCAGCTCCAGCAGCGCAATTACGAAGGGTTCCTCCGCTGA
- a CDS encoding adenylate kinase produces MRIVLVGPPGAGKGTQAHLLAKTLSIPHISTGDLFRANIGQRTQLGLEAKGYMDAGHLVPDEVTIGMAKDRMAQSDAAGGFLLDGFPRNLVQAKALDEILAEWGIALDGVLDLEVPEDEVVKRIAGRRLCRNDGGHVFHVDYNPPAVADVCDECGGELYQRSDDTEDKVRTRLEVYHTETEPIIDYYAQQGLVATIPALGKVDEVTQRAIEALKKNG; encoded by the coding sequence ATGCGAATCGTCCTCGTCGGACCTCCAGGGGCCGGGAAGGGTACTCAGGCGCACCTGCTCGCCAAGACCCTCTCCATTCCCCACATCTCCACCGGCGACCTGTTCCGTGCCAACATCGGCCAGCGCACCCAGTTGGGGCTCGAGGCCAAGGGCTACATGGACGCGGGTCACCTGGTACCGGATGAGGTCACCATCGGTATGGCCAAGGACCGCATGGCCCAGTCGGACGCCGCAGGCGGCTTCCTGCTCGACGGCTTCCCGCGGAACCTTGTCCAGGCCAAGGCACTCGACGAGATCCTCGCCGAGTGGGGCATCGCCCTCGACGGCGTGCTCGACCTGGAGGTCCCCGAGGACGAGGTCGTCAAGCGCATCGCCGGTCGCCGGCTGTGCCGCAACGACGGCGGCCACGTGTTCCACGTGGACTACAACCCGCCCGCGGTGGCGGATGTCTGTGACGAGTGCGGCGGGGAGCTGTACCAGCGCTCCGACGACACCGAGGACAAGGTGCGGACCCGCCTGGAGGTCTACCACACCGAGACCGAGCCGATCATCGACTACTACGCCCAGCAGGGCCTGGTCGCGACGATCCCGGCGCTCGGCAAGGTGGACGAGGTCACCCAGCGCGCGATCGAGGCGCTGAAGAAGAACGGCTGA